One stretch of Roseimicrobium sp. ORNL1 DNA includes these proteins:
- a CDS encoding DNA-3-methyladenine glycosylase I translates to MKKTSSKKAPEKRCTWAANDPLMAAYHDEEWGRPEHDSRALWEKLVLDGFQAGLSWITILRKRDAFRKAFQGFDPEKIARYGAKDVKRLLADPGIIRSRAKIEATIGNAKAYLAMQEEGIDFSDFLWDLAGGKPKRNTWKSTSQVPAQTPASVKMSAALKERGFKFAGPVIVYAWMQAVGMVNDHLTTCPWRDT, encoded by the coding sequence ATGAAGAAGACATCCTCCAAGAAGGCACCGGAGAAACGTTGCACCTGGGCTGCCAATGACCCTCTCATGGCGGCCTATCACGATGAAGAATGGGGGCGTCCGGAGCACGACAGCCGGGCCCTTTGGGAAAAGCTGGTGCTGGATGGCTTCCAAGCGGGCCTCTCGTGGATCACCATTCTGCGCAAGCGCGACGCTTTCCGAAAAGCCTTCCAGGGATTCGATCCCGAGAAGATCGCCCGATACGGCGCGAAGGATGTGAAGCGCCTCCTCGCGGATCCGGGCATCATCCGCTCACGCGCGAAGATTGAGGCTACCATTGGCAATGCCAAAGCTTATCTCGCCATGCAGGAGGAGGGGATCGATTTTTCCGACTTTCTGTGGGACCTCGCCGGTGGCAAACCCAAGCGGAACACGTGGAAGTCCACGTCTCAGGTACCGGCGCAAACTCCTGCCTCCGTGAAGATGTCCGCCGCACTGAAGGAACGTGGCTTCAAGTTCGCTGGGCCGGTGATTGTCTATGCATGGATGCAGGCAGTCGGCATGGTGAATGACCATCTCACCACGTGTCCGTGGCGGGATACGTAG
- a CDS encoding GlsB/YeaQ/YmgE family stress response membrane protein, producing the protein MDFLWMLLIGLLVGAVAKFLMPGNDPGGFIVTMFLGVAGAFVAGMLGRGLGWYNEGEPAGFIASVIGAILLLVVYRLFTSGGRHVHH; encoded by the coding sequence ATGGACTTCCTCTGGATGCTCTTGATCGGTCTGCTCGTGGGAGCAGTCGCCAAGTTCCTCATGCCGGGTAATGACCCGGGCGGCTTCATCGTCACCATGTTCCTGGGTGTAGCCGGCGCGTTTGTCGCCGGCATGCTTGGACGCGGTCTCGGCTGGTACAACGAAGGTGAACCCGCAGGCTTCATTGCCTCGGTGATAGGAGCCATTCTCCTGCTCGTGGTGTACCGCCTCTTCACAAGTGGCGGACGCCACGTGCACCACTAG
- a CDS encoding OmpA family protein, whose translation MAETTYPWQSSRRAAFRVERWSWSALGWLLVAFMLAVGFHWWLFYFFSNVDFGRNMLPKAKVQERPERIAINPDVLKDQKPIQEIPDVIAPSNNDPKVKADFQDIVDMLPDDRAIDLTASVDKVTNFSAPDSNPNATTPASAPSLASIADALPGPDLAESMSAVKSTALDAAVSPNQLVLPGRSLDEQISGLDGKLLKDLDRKSQAGDGKQKLAGYSNLEDLIARGGNVTASTAPIMLPTDLLFEYNSDMLADGARLSLMKLGYLIQKNPNSQFIIEGHTDTLGTEGYNFDLSQRRANAVVGWLIHSLNLSTDRIRAIGMGESRPLPNVNPNGTPEEQSLNRRVEIKIRPLR comes from the coding sequence ATGGCTGAAACGACCTATCCCTGGCAGAGCTCCCGCCGCGCGGCCTTCCGCGTGGAGCGGTGGTCGTGGTCAGCGCTGGGGTGGCTGCTCGTCGCCTTCATGCTGGCGGTCGGCTTCCACTGGTGGCTGTTCTATTTCTTCAGCAACGTGGACTTCGGGCGCAACATGCTGCCGAAGGCCAAGGTACAGGAGCGCCCCGAGCGCATCGCCATCAATCCGGATGTGCTGAAGGATCAGAAACCGATCCAGGAAATCCCGGACGTCATCGCGCCATCCAACAACGATCCGAAGGTGAAGGCAGACTTCCAGGACATCGTGGACATGCTGCCGGATGACCGCGCCATCGACCTCACCGCGAGTGTGGACAAAGTGACGAACTTCAGCGCTCCCGACAGCAATCCCAACGCCACCACCCCGGCCTCCGCTCCCTCTCTTGCCTCCATTGCAGATGCATTGCCCGGCCCGGATCTGGCCGAGTCCATGAGCGCGGTCAAAAGCACCGCCTTGGACGCAGCCGTGAGCCCAAATCAACTCGTGCTGCCTGGCAGGTCCCTGGATGAACAGATTTCCGGCCTCGACGGCAAGCTGCTGAAGGACCTGGACCGCAAGAGCCAGGCGGGGGATGGCAAGCAGAAACTGGCGGGCTATAGCAACCTGGAAGACCTCATCGCCCGGGGGGGCAATGTGACCGCCAGTACCGCGCCCATCATGCTGCCCACGGACCTCCTTTTCGAATACAACAGCGACATGCTCGCGGACGGGGCGCGCCTGAGCCTCATGAAGCTGGGTTACCTCATCCAGAAGAACCCGAACAGCCAGTTCATCATCGAAGGACACACCGACACCCTCGGCACGGAAGGCTACAACTTTGACCTCAGCCAGCGCCGCGCCAATGCCGTGGTGGGCTGGCTCATCCATTCACTCAATCTCAGCACGGACCGCATCCGCGCCATCGGCATGGGTGAATCCCGGCCGCTGCCGAATGTGAACCCCAACGGGACTCCGGAAGAGCAATCGCTCAACCGCCGGGTCGAAATCAAAATCCGCCCGCTGCGCTGA
- a CDS encoding TQO small subunit DoxD, with the protein MLGDSTPFDSPPPIVGIIPLRIGAGALLLYMHAWNGTALAWQHVWNQQPWDLMATMEQAGFSPLMGKIFGAAAAVVAAFTAVSWILGFVTRFSSVVFMPVALGALWVCNKSDLPYRAEAAVLYFLVAVTLLVNGSGWLAVDTLFRMRQDRKKSDSFFL; encoded by the coding sequence ATGCTCGGCGACAGCACTCCTTTCGACAGCCCACCTCCCATTGTCGGCATCATCCCCCTGCGCATCGGCGCGGGGGCACTGCTGCTCTACATGCATGCGTGGAATGGAACGGCTCTCGCCTGGCAGCACGTGTGGAATCAGCAGCCGTGGGATCTGATGGCGACCATGGAGCAGGCTGGATTCAGTCCGCTCATGGGAAAAATCTTCGGTGCCGCAGCGGCGGTGGTGGCCGCCTTCACGGCGGTGAGCTGGATTCTGGGATTCGTGACCCGTTTCTCTTCTGTGGTGTTCATGCCGGTGGCGCTCGGCGCCCTCTGGGTGTGCAACAAGTCGGACCTGCCGTACCGCGCCGAGGCCGCAGTGCTCTATTTCCTGGTGGCCGTCACGCTTCTGGTGAATGGCTCCGGCTGGCTCGCCGTGGACACGCTCTTCCGCATGCGGCAGGACCGGAAGAAATCGGATTCCTTTTTTCTCTAG
- the ruvC gene encoding crossover junction endodeoxyribonuclease RuvC, with product MANPLRILAVDPALRCTGYAVLHHEAGQTRTVTYGVIQNPAKMLASGCLVAIRERLTELIREHQPTECAVEATIYVQSFRTAITLGSVRGAVLIAAAEHGLAIYDYAPREVKQAAVGKGAAAKEQVAFMMRSILRLRETPPADAADALAVGLAHIQAVAGKLATGTTRDRV from the coding sequence ATGGCCAATCCCCTCCGCATCCTTGCTGTGGACCCCGCCCTGCGGTGCACCGGCTACGCCGTGCTGCACCATGAGGCCGGACAGACCCGCACCGTGACCTATGGTGTGATACAAAATCCCGCCAAGATGCTCGCGTCCGGCTGCCTCGTGGCCATCCGGGAACGCCTGACGGAACTCATCCGGGAACACCAGCCGACCGAATGCGCGGTGGAGGCCACCATCTACGTGCAGAGTTTCCGCACGGCGATCACCCTAGGCAGCGTCCGGGGCGCCGTGCTGATCGCGGCCGCTGAGCATGGCCTTGCAATTTACGACTACGCTCCGCGTGAAGTGAAACAAGCCGCCGTGGGCAAGGGCGCCGCCGCCAAGGAGCAGGTTGCCTTCATGATGCGCTCCATCCTTCGCCTGCGCGAGACTCCTCCTGCGGATGCCGCTGACGCTCTGGCAGTTGGACTGGCCCATATTCAGGCGGTCGCGGGAAAACTCGCCACAGGCACCACCCGGGATCGGGTCTGA